A window of Chthoniobacterales bacterium genomic DNA:
GCGACATCAGCATCGCACGCGATTACGGCGATCTTCGCGAGAATTTCGAGTTCAAGAGCGCGAAGGAGCAGCAGCGCGTGCTTCTTCGTCGGAAGTCCGAGATGGAGCGCGAGCTCGAACTCTCCCGCGGCACGAATTTCGAGGACGTCGACGCTTCGAAGGTCGCCATCGGCACGACCGTCGCGCTGGTCGATCCCGCGACCGGCGAGCGCGAGGCCTATCACATCCTCGGCGCCTGGGACGGCGCCCCCGAAAAGGGGATCGTTTCGTATCAGGCCGGCATCGGCGTCGCGCTGATCGGCCATGCCGCCGGCGAGACCGTCGCAGTGCCGACCGAGAAGGGAGATCGACTCATGCGGATCGAGAGCATCGAAGCCTTCAAAAACCTTGAATTGCTGGGTTCTTCCCAGCAAGCTCCGGCATAGGCGCAGTTCGGCCTCGAAACCAATCCATAGCTTCCGACGCGTCTCTTTCAACCATCCCATGTCAGACACCACCATCATCTCCGTCCGCGCCCGTGAAATCATCGATTCCCGTGGCAATCCCACCGTCGAAGTCGATGTCGAAACTCTGGGAGGCGCGCTCGGTCGGGCGGCGGTTCCCAGCGGAGCAAGCACCGGCGAGCACGAGGCCTGGGAACTGCGCGACGCGGTCAAGACCCGCTACCTCGGCAAGGGCGTGACCAAGGCGGTCGGCAATGTTCACAAGATCATTGCTCCCGAAATCGTCGGCATGGATGCCCTCGATCAGATCTCCATCGACAAGGCGATGATCGCCCTCGACGGCACGACGAACAAAAAGAAACTCGGCGCGAATGCCATCCTCGGCGTCTCGCTGGCGACTGCGAAGGCCGCCGCCGCCCAGCTCGGCCAGCCGCTTTACAAGTATCTTGGCGGACCGAACGCGAAGGTTCTTCCCGTTCCGATGCTGAACATCCTGAACGCCGGCGCGCATTCCGACGCCCCGATCGACTTCCAGGAATTCATGGTCATCCCGAAGGGCGTGGCCTCGTTCTCCGAGGCGCTTCGCGCCGGTGCGGAAATCTTCCATTCGCTCAAGTCCGTGCTCAAGGGCCGCGGCCTTTCCACGGCGGTCGGTGACGAGGGCGGCTTCGCCCCCGCGCTCACCTCGGCGGAAGACGCGCTCGACTCCATCGCGAAGGCCGTGAAGGCCGCGGGCTACAAGTTCGGCAAGGACATCTTTGTCGCGCTCGACTGCGCCTCCTCCGAGTTCTACGACAAGACCTCCGGCAAATACGTCTTCAAGAAATCGGACGGCTCCAAGCGCTCCGCCGATGAGCTCGTGGCCTACTACGAGGGC
This region includes:
- the eno gene encoding phosphopyruvate hydratase → MSDTTIISVRAREIIDSRGNPTVEVDVETLGGALGRAAVPSGASTGEHEAWELRDAVKTRYLGKGVTKAVGNVHKIIAPEIVGMDALDQISIDKAMIALDGTTNKKKLGANAILGVSLATAKAAAAQLGQPLYKYLGGPNAKVLPVPMLNILNAGAHSDAPIDFQEFMVIPKGVASFSEALRAGAEIFHSLKSVLKGRGLSTAVGDEGGFAPALTSAEDALDSIAKAVKAAGYKFGKDIFVALDCASSEFYDKTSGKYVFKKSDGSKRSADELVAYYEGLVAKYPIVSIEDGCAENDWTGWKKLTDKLGSKVQLVGDDLFVTNVDFLRKGIDSGTANSILVKVNQIGSLTETLDAIELAKENKYTAVISHRSGETEDATIADIAVATNAGQIKTGSASRSDRVAKYNQLLRIEEELGANAIYGGKF